A region from the Desulfitobacterium dehalogenans ATCC 51507 genome encodes:
- a CDS encoding CotH kinase family protein — MRNERKIAVISIAALLLAVLGLSLLTAVPHRTEHPNSYNAPLPAAPKTENVMQGISQEDWSVDDTFSTHLPLIVIDTGNERPPISTQQGEDGVFQLIPGVEPYRYGSIHVIDTGGLNNLKSEPDHVSPIAIKRRGNSSMLYQKAQYLIKLQTESGQDNFLDLLDLGAECEWVLNGSMADKSMMRNYLSYRLASQFMPFTPDSRYCEVVYHENGRYYYEGVYLLIESIKQGEERVAISESKSSDPYPSYIVRRDRFAEDDTILDTWATQKGLRFTPDELNEHYLGLIYPTMKNATKETIDFVTGDISRIEKVLYSDDEHVFSTYPRYIDVDSFIDYFIFNEFFGSYDAGINSTYMYKEVGGKLYMGPVWDLDNAMDNYKSEPLNVNVTAFQIKPWFDRLIRDSDFLAKLEKRYTQLRRGPLSDENYLGTIDAIVAHLGPATDREWTRWAHVYTTFNRYSMQNYGENHELVRNTDEFRQEVYRLKTSITQHAAAIGPYLRILRKSTIVNTGLSIYSPLLLLVTVLVFLIPAFYASRK; from the coding sequence ATGAGAAACGAGCGGAAGATAGCTGTCATTTCAATAGCGGCATTGCTTTTGGCAGTACTCGGTTTAAGTCTTCTGACCGCAGTACCGCACCGGACAGAGCATCCTAACTCTTACAATGCTCCGCTGCCAGCGGCGCCCAAAACCGAAAACGTCATGCAGGGAATATCCCAAGAGGATTGGAGCGTGGACGACACCTTTTCCACCCATCTACCTCTTATTGTCATCGATACCGGGAACGAGCGTCCGCCCATCAGCACCCAGCAGGGTGAAGATGGCGTTTTCCAACTCATTCCCGGGGTAGAACCCTACCGCTACGGGAGTATCCACGTGATTGACACCGGCGGCCTCAACAACCTGAAGAGCGAGCCGGATCATGTAAGTCCCATCGCCATTAAGCGCAGGGGCAACAGCTCGATGCTGTACCAAAAAGCCCAGTATTTAATCAAGCTGCAGACAGAATCCGGACAAGACAATTTTTTGGATTTGCTGGATCTTGGAGCGGAATGCGAATGGGTGCTCAACGGCTCCATGGCTGACAAAAGCATGATGCGAAATTACCTTTCCTACCGCCTTGCTTCACAATTCATGCCCTTTACACCGGATTCACGGTACTGCGAGGTGGTGTACCACGAGAATGGCCGGTATTATTACGAGGGTGTGTATCTGCTGATTGAAAGCATCAAGCAGGGTGAGGAGCGCGTTGCTATTTCAGAGTCAAAATCCTCCGATCCCTATCCGTCCTACATTGTCCGGCGCGATCGGTTTGCAGAGGATGACACTATCCTGGACACCTGGGCCACGCAAAAGGGATTGAGATTTACTCCTGATGAATTGAACGAACATTATCTGGGGCTGATCTATCCCACCATGAAAAACGCTACAAAGGAAACTATCGATTTTGTCACAGGAGACATCAGCCGGATTGAAAAGGTTCTGTATTCTGACGACGAGCATGTTTTCTCTACCTACCCCCGCTATATCGATGTGGATTCTTTCATCGACTACTTTATTTTTAATGAATTTTTCGGCAGCTACGACGCGGGTATCAACTCCACCTATATGTACAAGGAGGTGGGCGGCAAGCTGTATATGGGTCCGGTATGGGATCTGGATAACGCAATGGACAATTACAAATCCGAACCTTTGAATGTGAATGTAACAGCCTTTCAGATCAAGCCATGGTTCGACCGGCTGATACGTGATTCGGATTTTTTAGCAAAGCTGGAAAAACGATATACCCAGCTTAGGCGGGGGCCCCTTTCCGATGAGAACTATCTCGGCACCATCGATGCCATTGTAGCTCATTTGGGCCCAGCCACCGACAGAGAGTGGACCCGGTGGGCTCATGTGTACACAACTTTCAACAGATACAGCATGCAAAATTACGGGGAAAACCATGAACTGGTAAGAAATACGGATGAATTCCGCCAGGAGGTATACAGGCTGAAAACCAGCATTACACAGCACGCCGCAGCCATAGGCCCTTACCTCCGGATATTGCGAAAATCCACTATCGTAAACACCGGGCTTTCCATATATTCTCCCTTACTTTTGTTGGTGACCGTGCTGGTATTCCTCATCCCCGCTTTCTACGCATCTCGTAAATAG
- a CDS encoding nitrilase-related carbon-nitrogen hydrolase yields MIEQYMALAIQPTMRGAEKREDIKRNIAHISDVIDAAVWLSGIEMPVRLITIPEGALQGFTDELFDWDHQYFVDHMAIDIPGEETELLGKKAKEYNAYLIAQAKVKHPEFPGRFFNSAFLIDPKGEVILQSYKMQVFCQEHSTVPHDVWDKWIELYGYKLDSFYSVADTEIGRIGLLVCQEGDYPEPARGLAMNGAEIIYRSSAPEPAVANGWWELQNRARALDNTCYVVAPNVATYYPSQAAELSVDTFGGQSMIVNHHGEVISNHKYGSGSSYAGAIIDIESLREYRERSLFGNWMKDLRTEQFKLIYEEPLFEKNLCMNRAPLKHKDTHEIYRQHVRKLIERGIWVESARSKK; encoded by the coding sequence ATGATTGAGCAGTATATGGCCTTAGCCATACAACCTACCATGCGTGGTGCAGAAAAAAGGGAGGATATCAAACGGAATATTGCCCACATCTCAGATGTCATCGATGCCGCAGTATGGTTAAGCGGAATTGAAATGCCGGTAAGACTCATTACTATTCCAGAAGGTGCTCTGCAAGGATTTACTGATGAATTATTTGATTGGGATCACCAATACTTTGTAGATCATATGGCCATTGATATTCCTGGTGAAGAAACTGAACTTCTTGGCAAAAAAGCCAAGGAGTACAACGCCTATCTCATAGCTCAGGCCAAAGTAAAGCACCCTGAGTTTCCCGGCCGCTTCTTTAATTCTGCTTTTTTGATTGATCCGAAAGGAGAAGTCATTCTACAAAGTTACAAAATGCAGGTTTTCTGTCAGGAACATTCCACCGTTCCCCATGATGTGTGGGACAAATGGATAGAGCTTTATGGTTATAAATTAGACTCTTTTTACTCCGTAGCCGACACAGAAATCGGCAGAATCGGCCTCTTGGTGTGCCAAGAGGGGGATTACCCTGAACCGGCGCGAGGACTCGCCATGAACGGTGCGGAAATCATCTACCGGTCCAGTGCTCCTGAACCGGCAGTAGCCAATGGGTGGTGGGAACTTCAAAATAGAGCCCGGGCTTTGGATAATACCTGCTATGTGGTGGCACCTAATGTTGCCACCTATTATCCCTCCCAAGCAGCCGAACTGTCTGTCGACACCTTCGGCGGCCAATCCATGATCGTCAACCACCATGGAGAAGTGATCTCCAACCATAAGTATGGTTCAGGAAGTTCCTATGCCGGAGCTATTATCGATATTGAATCTCTGAGGGAATACCGCGAACGTTCCCTCTTCGGAAACTGGATGAAAGACTTGCGTACTGAGCAATTCAAACTCATCTACGAAGAGCCCCTCTTTGAAAAGAATCTATGTATGAACCGCGCTCCCTTAAAACACAAAGACACCCACGAGATTTACCGCCAGCATGTCCGAAAATTGATCGAACGCGGTATTTGGGTCGAATCCGCTCGGTCTAAAAAATAA
- a CDS encoding ComEC/Rec2 family competence protein — MAKKIGFALRLSLFLAILAAAFFFVWRVNVGPTTEGSVEVFFIETKSDANAILLKQGEAVILVDTGEEVDAPAITAFLQEQQVSVIDYLVLTHPDQDHIGGAPALLEQFEVRCVIQPYYAKENVLADALRQTIDSLGVAQIYPTRPRSFTCGQMQMTVYPPLEKHYRKDNNYSLALWIKHGKVDMAFAGDAEEKRLNELMQIHWPAVQLYQVAHHGRASRSSGLLIEQLRPQYAVITASDGDQAVQDALKQVGARIFYTGDGTQQFVSDGKTMVYVERRP, encoded by the coding sequence ATGGCTAAAAAAATAGGTTTCGCCTTGAGACTTTCCCTCTTTTTGGCCATACTTGCGGCCGCCTTCTTTTTTGTGTGGCGGGTAAATGTCGGTCCTACGACGGAAGGTTCTGTGGAAGTGTTCTTCATCGAGACCAAAAGCGACGCTAACGCCATCCTGCTCAAACAGGGTGAGGCCGTCATTCTGGTTGATACTGGGGAAGAAGTGGACGCCCCAGCTATCACGGCTTTTTTGCAGGAACAGCAGGTAAGCGTGATTGATTATCTTGTGTTGACTCATCCCGACCAGGATCATATTGGGGGTGCTCCCGCCCTTCTTGAGCAGTTTGAAGTACGCTGTGTGATACAGCCGTATTATGCCAAGGAAAATGTCCTGGCCGACGCCTTGAGGCAAACCATTGATTCCCTGGGGGTAGCGCAGATTTACCCCACCCGCCCCAGAAGCTTTACCTGCGGCCAAATGCAGATGACTGTGTATCCGCCGCTGGAGAAGCACTACCGGAAGGATAATAATTATTCTCTGGCCCTTTGGATAAAGCATGGGAAGGTGGATATGGCCTTTGCGGGGGATGCGGAGGAAAAGCGGCTGAACGAATTGATGCAGATCCATTGGCCGGCCGTGCAGCTGTATCAGGTGGCGCACCATGGACGTGCCAGCCGGTCCTCAGGCTTATTGATTGAACAGCTGCGGCCGCAGTACGCCGTAATCACTGCTTCTGACGGCGACCAAGCCGTCCAAGATGCCCTAAAACAAGTAGGCGCACGGATTTTTTACACAGGAGACGGAACACAACAGTTTGTTAGTGACGGAAAAACCATGGTGTATGTTGAAAGGAGGCCTTAA
- a CDS encoding alginate O-acetyltransferase AlgX-related protein, whose product MDNSPKVHWHKIAAAVLMLTVLIGASGFSLWFTYDSVLGTLAAYDPLKSWRTPSSLREEMESAIRYQLPYRLEIRDIYSIGLVAQGKRETGTFFIVKDNDGYLLRTNLYQEIDPNIEEYARRLGKLRQAAALKGTQVLFVGTTGKFVPGTTKMPEGYLPDHSSLRNLDELFLDLLAYHVSNLDLRESFKTAPLDYTDYYYRTDSRWTARAAQFAAGSVADAAKDKLGVELDSDGFYSDLANYEAYIYPQILLGDYGHSAGMPFSGLDDFVAVVPAFETDLTLGISSQNILRRGPFSQSVLNMDYLNVGDPRYDNPSKTYFGGGVTRVHIVNHRNPDGEKVLLLCDSTFLTTAAYLALMCGEVDARVVASNDVASMEKLVASGEYSLVVVACEAQSIGADMFPFFKR is encoded by the coding sequence ATGGATAATTCCCCAAAGGTGCATTGGCATAAAATCGCAGCAGCCGTACTCATGTTAACTGTACTAATTGGAGCAAGCGGGTTTTCCCTTTGGTTTACATATGACAGTGTGCTTGGCACATTGGCGGCTTATGACCCACTGAAAAGCTGGCGCACCCCCTCTTCCCTTAGAGAAGAAATGGAGAGCGCCATCCGCTACCAGCTCCCATACCGTCTGGAGATACGCGATATATACTCAATCGGCCTGGTGGCGCAGGGCAAACGGGAGACCGGCACTTTTTTCATTGTGAAAGACAACGATGGCTATCTGCTGAGAACCAACCTCTATCAGGAGATAGATCCCAATATTGAGGAATATGCCCGGCGATTGGGTAAACTGCGGCAAGCAGCTGCGCTCAAGGGGACACAGGTGTTGTTTGTGGGAACTACCGGCAAGTTTGTGCCCGGCACCACGAAAATGCCGGAGGGCTATCTGCCGGATCACTCCAGTCTGCGTAATCTGGATGAGCTTTTTTTGGATTTATTGGCCTACCACGTGAGCAATCTGGACTTGCGCGAAAGCTTCAAAACAGCACCCCTTGACTACACGGACTACTATTACCGCACCGACAGCCGATGGACAGCGCGTGCCGCCCAGTTTGCAGCGGGCAGCGTTGCCGATGCGGCAAAGGATAAGTTGGGTGTTGAGCTGGATTCAGATGGATTCTACAGCGATTTAGCCAATTATGAAGCCTACATCTATCCCCAGATACTGTTGGGCGATTACGGACACAGCGCAGGCATGCCTTTTTCTGGTTTGGACGACTTTGTAGCAGTAGTTCCGGCCTTTGAAACCGACCTGACATTGGGGATTTCTTCCCAAAATATCCTTCGCCGCGGCCCGTTTTCCCAATCCGTGCTGAATATGGATTACCTGAATGTAGGAGACCCGCGCTATGACAACCCTTCTAAAACATATTTCGGGGGAGGCGTCACACGGGTGCACATCGTGAATCACCGCAATCCGGACGGAGAAAAGGTTCTGCTGCTGTGCGACAGCACTTTCCTGACGACCGCCGCTTATCTGGCTTTGATGTGCGGTGAAGTGGATGCGCGGGTGGTGGCTTCAAATGACGTGGCCAGCATGGAAAAGCTTGTGGCAAGTGGCGAGTATTCGTTAGTGGTAGTAGCCTGTGAGGCTCAGAGCATTGGGGCAGATATGTTCCCTTTCTTTAAACGATGA
- a CDS encoding glycosyltransferase family 2 protein has product MIAEKQMNATSRSQAFRYRSWMILTMVLNAIYLYWRVRYTLPIEYGVISIIAGVSLLVVEFLGALESLVHYFNMHRIENHPVPEVPLHLFPDVDIFIATYTEPIDLLYKTINGCKYLDYPDKSKVHIHLCDDGRRPEARQLAMEMGINYICREDNKGAKAGNLNNAMSVTSAPLIVTLDADMIPQHSFLMSCVPYFVDADLQNASREDGKKLRMGFVQTPQSFYNPDLFQFFLYSENRIPNEQDYFYKDVQVSRNRSNSVIYGGSNTMLSRAAIEDIGGFFEGAITEDFATGILLQKKGYVCYAINEVLASGLSPTDLPNLIQQRIRWARGCIQTGRKMHIILSPELSFGQKANYWASVWYWYAPLKRLSYIMSPILFAVFGFMVIKCTLLEVLIFWLPMYISSNITLRMLSRGIRTTKWTSIYETVLFPFMLFPVLAEFFGISLKKFRVTKKERVRSEKATTVLYAIPFVLLAVLSVIGIINCTAMIFQSGTVSPIVVLFWLSVNLFNLVMALFFTLGRNFYRMSERVAAVVECRLGTNAHGVIHCETTDFSETGVALFLKKPTDIDENETVNLHLLTDRYSAKLKGRIVHVSAIPGGWKYAFLITDYGDSKSQYLQIVYDRVPTLPTDLKKAQGSYNDIRRNITRRTQGVFYQNRRYPRINMDETIHSDYGPVHLINFNYKYVVTDSPDLPNELYLHPVEGLALLCRYERDVQDGKKLYAVANYDDIHNAEASRLLREWVDQILRKESVLGNKSMPSARSSDLALNILGAPQGQGGGLKQ; this is encoded by the coding sequence ATGATAGCTGAGAAGCAAATGAATGCAACAAGCCGGTCCCAAGCCTTTCGTTACCGGTCCTGGATGATTCTGACAATGGTTTTGAATGCAATTTACCTGTACTGGCGCGTTCGGTATACCCTACCCATAGAATATGGCGTTATTTCCATCATTGCAGGTGTGTCTTTGCTCGTGGTAGAGTTTTTGGGCGCACTCGAATCACTGGTGCACTATTTCAACATGCATCGCATTGAAAATCACCCGGTACCCGAAGTGCCGCTGCATCTGTTCCCCGATGTCGATATCTTTATTGCCACCTATACGGAACCCATCGATCTGCTGTATAAAACCATCAATGGATGTAAGTATCTGGATTACCCGGACAAATCCAAGGTGCATATTCATCTCTGTGATGACGGGCGCCGCCCTGAGGCCCGCCAGTTGGCCATGGAGATGGGGATCAATTATATTTGCCGCGAGGACAACAAGGGTGCCAAAGCCGGCAATTTGAACAACGCCATGTCGGTAACCAGTGCACCGTTGATTGTGACACTGGATGCGGATATGATTCCACAGCACAGTTTTTTAATGAGCTGTGTCCCCTACTTTGTGGACGCCGATCTGCAAAATGCCTCCCGTGAGGACGGCAAGAAGCTCCGTATGGGGTTTGTGCAGACCCCCCAAAGCTTTTACAATCCTGATTTATTTCAATTCTTTTTGTATTCAGAGAACCGTATCCCTAATGAGCAGGATTACTTTTACAAAGATGTGCAGGTGTCCCGCAACCGTTCCAACAGCGTCATTTACGGCGGCTCCAACACCATGCTGAGCCGTGCTGCTATTGAGGACATCGGCGGTTTCTTTGAAGGGGCGATCACGGAGGACTTCGCCACCGGCATCCTGTTGCAGAAAAAGGGATATGTCTGCTATGCAATCAATGAAGTTTTGGCCAGTGGGTTATCGCCCACCGACCTGCCCAACTTGATTCAGCAGCGAATCCGCTGGGCGCGCGGGTGTATTCAAACAGGACGTAAAATGCATATTATCCTTTCGCCAGAGCTTTCCTTTGGGCAGAAAGCCAACTATTGGGCCTCTGTTTGGTATTGGTATGCACCCTTGAAACGGCTGTCCTATATCATGTCCCCCATTTTATTCGCTGTCTTTGGGTTCATGGTCATCAAGTGCACCTTGCTGGAGGTGCTGATTTTCTGGCTGCCTATGTACATTTCCAGCAATATTACACTGCGTATGCTGAGCCGGGGCATACGAACCACCAAATGGACCAGCATATACGAAACTGTTCTGTTCCCATTCATGCTGTTTCCTGTTCTTGCGGAGTTCTTTGGCATTTCTCTGAAGAAATTCCGTGTAACGAAAAAGGAAAGGGTACGCAGCGAAAAAGCGACAACCGTCTTGTACGCTATTCCCTTTGTGCTGTTGGCTGTCCTGTCGGTGATTGGTATTATCAATTGTACCGCCATGATATTCCAAAGCGGAACCGTATCGCCCATCGTGGTTTTATTTTGGTTGTCGGTCAACCTGTTCAACCTGGTGATGGCACTGTTTTTTACTCTTGGACGCAATTTCTACCGCATGAGCGAGCGGGTGGCGGCTGTGGTGGAATGTCGTCTGGGGACGAACGCCCATGGTGTTATTCATTGTGAAACCACGGATTTCTCTGAAACTGGTGTGGCTCTTTTTTTGAAAAAGCCGACAGATATTGACGAAAACGAAACCGTCAATTTGCATTTGCTTACCGACAGATATTCAGCCAAGCTGAAAGGGCGAATTGTCCATGTGAGCGCTATTCCAGGTGGCTGGAAATACGCGTTCCTTATCACAGACTACGGGGATAGCAAAAGCCAGTACCTCCAAATTGTCTATGACCGTGTGCCGACTCTGCCCACCGACCTAAAAAAAGCGCAGGGGAGCTACAATGATATTCGCCGTAACATCACCCGCCGTACCCAAGGGGTATTCTATCAAAACCGTCGCTATCCGCGTATCAACATGGATGAAACCATCCATTCAGACTATGGGCCGGTTCACCTCATTAATTTTAACTACAAATATGTGGTGACAGATTCGCCGGATCTGCCAAATGAGCTGTATTTGCACCCAGTGGAGGGGCTTGCTTTGCTGTGCCGCTACGAGCGGGATGTGCAAGATGGCAAAAAATTATATGCCGTGGCAAATTATGACGATATTCATAACGCTGAGGCCAGCCGTCTGCTGAGGGAGTGGGTGGATCAGATTTTGCGCAAAGAGAGTGTGTTAGGAAACAAGTCCATGCCAAGCGCCCGTTCTTCTGATTTGGCTCTCAATATTCTGGGTGCGCCACAGGGGCAAGGAGGGGGACTAAAGCAATGA
- a CDS encoding DUF4956 domain-containing protein — MKDQLLAGLEASTGALTLQDILLNFLIAGILGVVIFISYRISHSGAVYSAKFNVSLIMLTLVTTLVMNVIGNNIALSLGMVGALSIVRFRTAIKDPRDTAYIFWGIAVGVCCGVQEYLLSAIGSGIIFLFMLMFGAVKSNDRYLLVLRGESVAEQALEKAIDQIFGGKAQFKVKNTSNSFIEHIYELSQKQVQQAEKQIGSLTSYLNKIEGMTAVNLISQNDEINR; from the coding sequence ATGAAAGATCAATTGCTGGCTGGGCTGGAGGCGAGTACCGGTGCCCTTACATTACAAGATATTCTTTTGAATTTTTTGATTGCCGGAATCTTGGGCGTAGTGATTTTTATCTCATACCGCATATCCCATTCGGGTGCCGTCTACAGCGCTAAGTTCAATGTGTCGCTGATTATGCTCACCCTCGTCACCACGCTGGTGATGAATGTAATCGGCAATAATATTGCTCTTTCACTGGGTATGGTAGGGGCCCTGTCCATTGTCCGTTTCCGCACGGCCATTAAGGATCCGCGAGACACTGCTTATATCTTTTGGGGTATCGCTGTGGGTGTTTGTTGTGGCGTTCAGGAGTATCTTTTGTCTGCCATCGGCTCGGGCATCATCTTCTTGTTCATGCTGATGTTCGGGGCGGTAAAGAGCAACGACCGTTATCTGCTTGTGCTGCGGGGAGAAAGTGTTGCCGAACAGGCCCTGGAAAAGGCCATTGATCAGATTTTCGGCGGCAAAGCTCAATTTAAAGTGAAGAACACCTCGAATAGCTTCATTGAACATATCTATGAGTTATCACAAAAACAGGTGCAGCAGGCGGAGAAACAGATCGGTTCCCTTACCTCCTATCTGAATAAAATAGAAGGTATGACGGCAGTAAATTTAATCAGCCAAAATGACGAAATCAACCGATAG
- a CDS encoding polyphosphate polymerase domain-containing protein, with amino-acid sequence MSNIHDVRRREIKYRVAFDNASRAKQYIGKVLQGDPHNGSDGYLVRSLYFDTLWNRDLEEKKDGLESRRKIRLRVYSPEATTAKLELKEKQGLWQHKRSITIPRDMALHLTTGDYTSLARMQLPLAQQLYRFMSEQMYRPKCIVQYRRYAFIVPANDIRITFDSKLMATEGYLDLYRDDAFLYPVGWPDDVTLEVKYNHFLFSYIKDLLDDIDKVPVSYSKYVMSRFMTHSLE; translated from the coding sequence ATGAGTAATATACATGATGTGCGCAGGCGGGAGATCAAGTATCGTGTTGCCTTTGACAATGCATCGCGAGCAAAGCAATACATAGGCAAGGTTTTGCAGGGTGATCCCCACAATGGATCTGATGGGTATCTTGTGCGGTCACTCTATTTTGACACGCTTTGGAATCGTGATCTTGAAGAAAAAAAAGATGGCCTTGAAAGCCGCAGAAAAATACGACTGCGCGTTTATTCGCCTGAAGCTACCACGGCGAAGTTAGAACTGAAAGAGAAGCAGGGTCTTTGGCAACACAAGCGATCTATCACAATTCCGCGGGATATGGCTCTTCATTTGACGACAGGGGACTATACATCCTTGGCTAGGATGCAACTCCCTCTTGCCCAACAGCTGTACCGTTTTATGAGTGAGCAAATGTATCGGCCCAAATGCATCGTACAATACCGACGGTATGCCTTTATTGTTCCGGCCAACGATATCCGTATTACCTTCGACAGCAAACTTATGGCAACGGAAGGATATTTGGATTTGTATAGAGACGATGCCTTCCTGTATCCTGTGGGCTGGCCTGATGATGTAACGCTGGAGGTTAAATATAACCATTTCCTGTTTAGTTATATTAAGGACTTGCTGGATGACATTGACAAAGTACCCGTATCCTACAGCAAGTATGTCATGTCGCGTTTTATGACCCACAGTTTAGAGTAA
- a CDS encoding MBOAT family O-acyltransferase: MPIPSLAFMLVFLPTCLILYFLFFFYRPAQNVILLLASLVFYAFGQTVYVLALLLSMAWNYAMGLAIATRQKKGHSSKALTGIAVGMNVLLLLAFQWINQMLAFLPSWFGCVAPSFQVLMPLGLAWYTLQAVGYCLDVYRGEVTAEKNPLYVGLHLAFFPKITLGPLVDYGMMRRQFTERQHTIDKFSRGLCRFVVGLAKKLLLADQLSYLVNYIFTQAAMDNTVVQLPVSLAWLGLFAFGLQLYYELSAFADMAIGLGEMFGFDLPENFCYPFVATNMTDFWRRWNITPLAWFRKYVFGFLPRTENQDLVIRNLLITWIVFALFVGGFEWTFVFWGVWNFLLLLAEHFFGYAERISGRFLKHVYTLLAVLLGFVLLRSPSLYTAGQYFASMLGLNNNGFWSTLLPVFLRENWMPLGLGVVFAIPLAPKWNALAQRPGKGKSLWRLSAILYPVFIAGLLIVCMVFIVQNKAVITPVY, translated from the coding sequence ATGCCAATTCCCAGCTTGGCATTTATGCTTGTTTTTTTACCCACCTGCTTGATTTTGTACTTCCTTTTCTTCTTTTACCGGCCCGCGCAAAATGTCATACTGCTGCTGGCCAGCCTGGTGTTTTATGCCTTTGGCCAGACTGTCTATGTGTTGGCGCTTTTGCTCTCTATGGCATGGAATTATGCCATGGGCTTGGCCATCGCGACCCGGCAAAAGAAAGGGCACAGCAGCAAGGCCTTGACCGGAATAGCCGTCGGGATGAATGTGCTACTTTTACTGGCATTTCAATGGATAAACCAAATGCTGGCCTTTCTCCCCTCCTGGTTTGGTTGTGTGGCACCCTCTTTTCAGGTCTTGATGCCCTTGGGGCTTGCCTGGTACACCTTGCAGGCGGTGGGTTACTGCCTGGATGTCTACCGCGGCGAGGTAACTGCCGAGAAAAACCCCCTTTATGTGGGGCTGCACCTGGCCTTTTTTCCTAAGATCACCTTGGGTCCCTTGGTGGATTATGGGATGATGCGTCGGCAGTTCACTGAACGCCAACATACCATTGACAAGTTTAGCCGGGGTTTGTGCAGATTTGTGGTAGGTCTTGCGAAAAAGCTTTTGCTGGCGGATCAGCTTTCCTATCTGGTGAACTACATCTTCACCCAAGCGGCCATGGACAATACCGTAGTACAACTGCCGGTAAGCCTGGCCTGGCTGGGGCTGTTCGCTTTTGGCCTGCAATTGTATTATGAACTTTCCGCCTTTGCCGACATGGCCATTGGCCTGGGGGAGATGTTCGGGTTTGATTTGCCGGAGAATTTTTGCTATCCCTTCGTAGCCACGAATATGACGGATTTCTGGCGCCGTTGGAACATCACACCCCTGGCCTGGTTCCGGAAATATGTATTTGGGTTCCTTCCCAGGACGGAAAATCAAGACCTTGTGATACGGAATCTGCTTATTACATGGATAGTGTTTGCCTTGTTTGTCGGAGGTTTTGAGTGGACATTTGTATTCTGGGGTGTATGGAATTTTCTTCTCTTGCTGGCGGAACACTTTTTTGGTTATGCTGAGCGCATTTCGGGACGCTTTTTAAAGCATGTATACACGCTGCTTGCGGTTTTGCTCGGATTTGTATTGTTGCGAAGCCCTTCTCTGTATACTGCGGGACAATATTTCGCCTCCATGTTAGGGCTGAACAACAACGGTTTTTGGAGCACCCTGCTCCCCGTGTTTTTAAGGGAGAACTGGATGCCTCTCGGACTTGGTGTAGTGTTTGCAATACCCTTGGCGCCCAAGTGGAATGCCTTGGCACAACGGCCTGGTAAAGGAAAATCTCTTTGGAGGTTGTCGGCTATCCTCTACCCGGTCTTCATTGCCGGGCTGCTGATAGTGTGCATGGTCTTTATTGTTCAAAACAAGGCAGTGATCACGCCTGTATATTAG